One stretch of Gadus macrocephalus chromosome 12, ASM3116895v1 DNA includes these proteins:
- the LOC132469009 gene encoding E3 SUMO-protein ligase ZBED1-like yields the protein MFFYFIFVILENAMKDPRISRAIGVCKKLVSSFSYSWKKKRELQLVQKQLNLPEHSLKTECPTRWGSRQAMIERVLEQQKAIAQVLSNDRKLRHLTLSWQDVDVLEAVNKSLSPLVEFTDALSGERYVSVSFVKPTLHLFNNSILKDQEDDTPLAKTIKHNILTYLNDKYSDRTTQELLDVASALDPRFKLKYVDEDVRGSIVDRLKVEMRDVMNAMEKAPHETAALPADAEDAGAGKKRKKDLASFFKVTADKVAGPPPQQDQAIASEIQSYFHTETLDPEEDPLTWWRDAKRMYPRLSHLARKYLCIPATSSSSERVFSTSGNIVTCLRSSLKPDHVNRLVFLAKNL from the exons atgtttttttattttatttttgttattttagagAACGCAATGAAGGATCCAAGGATCAGCCGTGCAATCGGGGTCTGCAAGAAACTGGTCAGCAGTTTCTCCTACAGCTGGAAAAAAAAGAGGGAGCTTCAACTGGTGCAGAAGCAGTTGAATCTGCCTGAACACTCCCTGAAGACAGAATGTCCAACCCGATGGGGGTCCAGGCAGGCCATGATTGAGAGGGTCCTTGAGCAGCAGAAGGCCATTGCTCAGGTCCTTTCCAATGACAGGAAACTCAGACATCTCACACTCTCTTGGCAGGACGTGGATGTTCTAGAAGCTGTTAATAAGTCGCTAAGCCCTCTGGTTGAGTTCACGGATGCACTTTCAGGAGAGAGATATGTTAGTGTGTCTTTTGTTAAACCAACCCTTCACCTCTTCAACAATTCGATCTTAAAAGACCAGGAGGATGACACACCACTTgcaaaaacaatcaaacacaacATACTGACATATCTTAATGACAAATACAGTGACCGAACAACCCAAGAGCTACTTGATGTGGCCTCTGCCCTGGACCCAAGATTCAAGCTAAAGTACGTTGACGAAGACGTCCGTGGATCCATTGTTGATAGACTGAAAGTGGAGATGAGGGATGTGATGAATGccatg GAGAAAGCCCCGCATGAAACGGCTGCTTTGCCTGCTGATGCAGAGGATGCTGGTGCAggtaagaagaggaagaaggaccTGGCCAGCTTCTTCAAGGTCACTGCAGATAAGGTTGCAGGGCCTCCTCCACAACAGGACCAAGCCATTGCTTCAGAGATCCAGTCCTATTTCCACACTGAGACACTAGATCCTGAGGAGGACCCTCTGACATGGTGGAGAGATGCCAAAAGGATGTACCCACGTCTTTCACATTTGGCCAGGAAATACTTGTGTATTCCTGCCACAAGTTCCTCTTCAGAGCGAGTATTTAGCACAAGCGGAAATATTGTTACCTGCTTGCGCTCATCTCTGAAACCTGATCATGTTAACAGGCTGGTATTTCTGGCAAAAAACCTTTAA